From the unidentified bacterial endosymbiont genome, one window contains:
- a CDS encoding phage tail protein, with protein sequence MGFALPNGAHVYLASGYGPAIAFTGATNAENMVITVSEADALKVGDIVHVSCNWSGVDNVIAKIDAIAESAVTLRNINTTNKNKYAAGGGSGSIRKIEEWTELPQITEVSKSGGDQNTTQIQFLSDDRQRNLNTYKSAVSQAYSIAHDSTLPVYPLLRQLDEDEETVAAYMYVPKAKENRYWAATVSFDDTPTTAVNEVETVSVVLNLQSPAMTFYKLTDAAA encoded by the coding sequence TTGCACTGCCTAACGGCGCTCATGTCTATCTTGCATCGGGCTATGGCCCAGCCATTGCTTTCACCGGGGCGACGAACGCCGAAAACATGGTGATCACCGTGAGTGAAGCTGACGCACTCAAGGTGGGTGATATTGTCCATGTGAGCTGCAACTGGTCCGGTGTTGATAACGTCATTGCAAAAATTGATGCGATTGCAGAAAGCGCTGTCACTCTTCGCAACATCAACACCACCAACAAAAACAAATACGCGGCGGGCGGCGGTTCCGGCTCTATTCGCAAAATTGAAGAATGGACCGAGCTGCCACAAATCACTGAGGTATCGAAATCTGGTGGTGATCAGAACACCACGCAGATTCAGTTCCTCAGCGATGATCGCCAGCGCAACCTGAACACCTATAAATCCGCAGTCTCGCAGGCCTACTCGATCGCTCACGACTCAACTCTCCCGGTATATCCGTTGCTGCGCCAACTGGACGAAGACGAAGAGACTGTGGCGGCGTACATGTACGTGCCGAAGGCGAAGGAGAACCGGTACTGGGCGGCCACGGTATCCTTTGATGACACGCCGACCACAGCGGTTAACGAGGTAGAGACAGTGAGCGTGGTGCTGAACCTGCAGTCACCTGCGATGACGTTCTATAAGTTGACCGACGCTGCCGCCTGA
- a CDS encoding DUF1799 domain-containing protein codes for MGQREKKLIAVASAFYTPEPTAADLAPYGLTPDDYDDQYIDVWPDVWPSFLVFQAVSTQWRTGMGGASGLDYNVLPWVMRLHHVEDEATALSDIRIMESAALKVMHKERAE; via the coding sequence ATGGGGCAGCGCGAAAAAAAACTGATAGCGGTTGCCTCTGCATTCTATACGCCTGAACCCACAGCGGCAGACCTGGCGCCTTACGGGCTTACGCCGGATGACTACGACGATCAATACATCGACGTCTGGCCAGATGTTTGGCCGTCATTCCTGGTGTTTCAGGCTGTTAGTACGCAGTGGCGCACGGGCATGGGAGGCGCATCAGGGCTTGATTATAACGTGCTGCCCTGGGTAATGCGTCTGCACCACGTCGAGGACGAGGCAACCGCGCTTTCGGACATCCGAATCATGGAGAGCGCCGCACTAAAAGTTATGCATAAAGAGAGGGCGGAATGA